The DNA sequence GAAGTTTTTAGGCACCGGAGATATGATAAGAAGGTTGACGTGTTCTCTTTTGCAATGATACTATACGAGGTAAAGTTGGTTTCTGCTAGATATCAAATTCAGATTAACCCTTAAAGGAAAAGATGTCAAATTGTTCAATTCCAGGCCCGATTTATAACACTCTCAACTGATGCAGATGCTTGAAGGGGACCCACCACTTTCGAATTACGAGCCTTATGAAGCAGCCAAATATGTGGCGGAAGGACACAGGCCTTTGTTTCATGGAAAAGGTCACACCCCGGAACTGAAAGAGTAAGTCGATTCTGTAATTTTTCAGCCATCCAAAATGTTCCCTTCGTTGGTGTTATTCCACTTGCATTGCCCCATCTTAAATCCAAAACTACGTCCACATGTTCAACAAAATTTCGCATTTTGTATCTCTTACCTTAACATCATTCTGAAAGAGTGGCATTgggtttcttctcaaaaaaaagaGTGGCATTGGGTTGctaattaaattaaagatcCTAATGCTTTTAATATATCCACTAAAACTCAAAATCCGGGTTGCTTACTTCTTTCCGTCGATTGTTTTACAGGTTAATAGAGCAGTGTTGGTCTGCCGACATGAACCAGAGGCCTTCTTTCTTGGACATTCTCAAAAGGCTTGAGAAGGTAAAGGAAAAAGTTCTACAAGCAGACCATCACTGGAACATATTTAATGCGTAAATTTGAAAGTATCGACGTTGCCAGGTACATAAGTGAAAGTGATCCTCTGCCACTCACTTGTAGTTCCAGATCTGCACTGGGATTGTGAATAGATTAAACCGCGAAATCTTGCGAGAGTAATTGTTGCGACTAGCGTTCTACTATTCTGTTTCAGATTCTTATTGTGAACGGcatttttcctttctcttttttttctgcATAACAGTACGTCGTTGTCTTACAAACTTGTCCAAATTAACGTGTAagaattttcatgttttgacTTGACAATCTCCTTATCATCTTTCAACCATTATTTGTTCTATTCTTTAAGTAACGATGAGAAGAGATGTATATTAGTCGGGACTCGGGATTATATGTTTTCTTCTCACTTCTTTCTTTAGTGGTTGAAGAAAAAGTTCTCGACCTTGAAACTGTGTCGGAACTTGGAAGAATTTGCTGATCTTGCAGAGTTCTCTTGACCTTGTTGGAGATATCCGTTTTGTGGAGATTCCGTTTCTAAGGCCAGGTATGTCAAATCTCGCGTTTCTAAGGCCAGGTATGTCTAACCTCGCGTTTCTGATCAAGATCGATTTACAAGTGTACTCTCATCCATCTTTTCAAAAAAAAGTGTACTCTCATCCGAAGCAGAGGATCGAGAAATTCGGTTAaaatttgggaactttaacgaaaagtttctggtattgttcattttaatgaaaaaccatatttttacactaaaaaatcaattcaggtattattcaatttaccttttattttgttcatatcgttaaatctcaaaattttcaagctcttttcattagttttcttttaaatttttatgtaaatagTCTTTACAACGAAGGACAaacgaaacataacatgttgTACTGAACATTTGGTTGCCCTACTTCATCTAACAACGTGATCCGATAATCGGTCGTATCCCAACATACATTGTTCTGTTAACTACGTTACAAAACAAGCATTGAAAGATGGAACTACAAAACCCTCCCGAAATAAATTAGATAAGCTTCTTCTTCTCGAAGAAGGTCTTGAGGTGCCACAACTGCATACCTGCGACTGCTAAGCAAACAAAAAGCGAAAGAAGACTCAACGTGGCCATCCTCGAGTTCGTTGTTCTGTTGAGGTCCTGCATCTCTTCTTCCCTGAAACAAACATTGGGCATAAAAAACGTAAAATGCCGAAACGAGAAATATACTTCCGCCATGAAATATTCGAACTTTCGAAGGACGGAGAATCGTCGCTTACCTTCCACGGAGATAGGACATCTCCTCGTGAATGGACGTAACCGTATCGAGCAACTTCCTAAGCTCTAATTCCATTCCCTGGCATGTAAGAAAAAAGGCATGACAATGTCTCAATACCTCAATTTCCGTATTTTGTTCACCCGAATCAATCGAGATCCTCCGGATCTTGCAGTCTAGAGCAAACGGACCGAAAAATCCAGATCACTCATTTTAAAATCCTACAGCCCCCATTAGACCCTCCTCGCACAAATCAAAGGTCTGcatctctccttctccctctcTTGAACGGTCTGGATTTCTAGGTCCGTCTCCCGACTGCGAGATCCGGAGAGGACCTGAATTCGAAAAGGAAGCACCATCCTTTTTGCTCTATTCAGAAAAGTATGAGGGAAAGCTTGTTGATTTGATAAAATCAGATTTATTGACAATTACATTAGCAGACAAGCTTCAATTACTAGTAATGGTTAAACATAAATCATTTGTATTAACAATCTGTTTTagataaaaattaaacaaaattactACACAGTTAACAGTGTTTAAGCTAAATCCATAGCAATGTCGTGATTAAAACGAGCTAAATTCAGCTgaaaattaatacaaaattcaaaaaataagaaaggGTAGGAAGATGCTTACGTCAACGGTGCCTTTCTTAGCGACATTGGACCAGTCTTTGGCGGCGACGCCGGTTTTCCAATCGAATTCAATGGTCAACGTCGTCTGGGGCTTGTGATCCGGCGCCCAGAAGCAAGCCATGTAATCTCCCTCCTCCGCCGCCACAAACGCATACTGCCCCGATTCCACCAGCTGCGAGTAGTGATAGTTGTTCCCGTGGTGAGACGTCAcctatacatatatacaaataCAATTAAACCCAATAATTGTTtcgaaacaaaaaataaaactcttAAAAATTCAACATTTGGgtagaaaaattgaagaaatcaaggCGTACCCGGACGGTCAATTTGTGGGAATCGGGCATGGGCTGACCCTCGTTGGGGTTGACGACGCTGTATTTTCCGACGGTCATGGCGTTGGTTTTGATGTCTTCGACGATGCATTTCGTGTGACCGGATTGCAGCTCGAACCGCAGAGATTCGGATGTAGATAATAAGAACCCTGAGATTACGGCAGCAAGCAGAAGGCGCAATCCGACCATTGCTCTGACTGAGGGATGACTCGGGTGGGAAAAATGCGGCGACTCGGAGAGAAACCGAGAGGAAAGGGGGAGGGGGTTGTTCTTCGTTCTCTTCGGAGGTGAGTCAGAGAATCTGGAATCCTTCGTTTGTGCAGATTTTACGGTTTGGGCCGTTTGGGCCTGCTTTAATTTAGACCAGGCCATGTCAGCTTTTTGAACACGTGTTTGTTCGTCATTCGTTGATACACGTAAATTGCAAATGTTGCTGTGTTGGActtctcgttttttttttttttaataaatttaataggCCGGTTTTGGAATTTAACCATGAGTGGTTTATTTGTGTCAAATTtcgtttctatttttttttgacaaataatagattttgttaaattaatcaTTGATATGATTCGAATCTATGCAGTTATACAAAGACTCAACACTTTTTCACAATTATGGTAAAAGACCACTTACGTCAAGTTTCTTGTCTTTAaatcatgtattcttttttctaattataaaaaagtttggagtgcaataCAGCAAATAGTTTAGTGATTTCTTAAgaaaatttctttttgttttttggacaTTCTTAGGGTTGCAAACAAACAACATGGTAACCAAGCAACTGATGAACATTGTGATTGTTGAATTTTACTTTCCCGTGCTTCTCTGAACTTCACATACGTTCATCATATTGCTTATGGTTATGGTGCAAATTTTGCTTCATGAAATTGTTGGGGTCCAAAAATTGCACAGGAAAGCCCAAGTGGATTGACCAATTGCTATGTGCGTTTGTATGACCCCATGCTTGTCCAGATTACATTATACatatttatttgaaaaaaaaaattagtagttAAGTAAGGTTTTACacaaattttgattaattatcATGCCACACCAAATAAAGAAATATATCATGTCATTCCGAATACATTTGTTTAAACCCGACATCTACCAAACTCACATGACCCAAGATATGTGGGTTTTACGGAGCTTGCTAGAGGGGTTGAGGTGTGGAAGGTTAGACAATCTCCAACCAAAGGGTCCAGATGGTCGAAAATAGTCCGAAAAttatctctaaccgagggctaggccaaataGCTGTGCGACCTATGGGACAAAAAAGGGGCTAGAGGGCCAACCGGCTGGCCATATTTAGCTAGCCAgcaagcccttttttttttttttttttttttttttctttccacccACTTTAGGGCTTTCAAGCCactttaggtttagggtttatgaaCTTTTTTGATCCAAGCCCACTTTGTTTTTTAATAGCTCacttttgggggggggggtttaatttaattttttaattttttttcctacaccatttctaacttatttttcacCATTTCATATTGTcttatcttattttattttaatttttcacatTCCATACTATAGTtttttggccctcggttgaagatatttttttgtgacaaggctaaaacgagccctctggcctttggccctcagttggagatagaggcaaatatgaccatgtattgttcattaaaatattaatatcttgaagaGCCAGAAGATTAAAACGAGCCATTTAACCCTCATTCGATTGAAAATGGACTTACAAAGATACACTAGGTCATACTATTCGATAATGTAGTCTTTAGCCTATTTGGGAGTACCAAAGTCCAAACCCATTACATGGGATGGTCTCACGCCATGTAAGCAAACGAGATAATTTCTAACACCTTATTTTAGCTGTGCAATGTCCATAACAATAACCTAAGGACATATATCTTATCTTTTTCATGCGCTAAGACATTTATTTCACGTGAGCCTGCATATCCACTAGCCAGTCTGACGGTAACTCGTTGAATAAACATTTTACGCGGAGTAAAGTGGCTACGAAGAATGTATATATTCGGAAATTGCCAGCTTAGCCTACATATCCACTAGCCAGTCTGACAGtgttaggggtggtttgggagtgaggtgattgaaaaaaaaacaccaatgaaaaaaagctgtgagggttttaggcgtttggtaaactgaaaaaaaaaggcttattttggaagctgctgtgagaataagctgaaatcaaaggaaaaagctgaagctggtatttgtagctttggaaaactggctttttttcaaagcacacggagctacattgctcctttaatgaaatgaCCCACTATcaaactgcttttttttttcaaaagcacttttacaaaaaaatttaccaaacactctgctgatttatttcacagccgcttattctcacagcacagccgcttattctcacaacagctttttttcaaagcacagcaataccaaaccagcccttaatatTGCAGATCGCATTCATACGTGCTGTGTCTCCGTCGATCTGCAAGTTACCGTTTGGTAAGCATACGGGACGGGATGGAACGGAACAGGACGGAACggatgatgtaaatattgaaaaagataagcagaaattttgtcataaaatgttataaatttgtgttccacaTATGTGGAACAGGTCGTTCCAGAGGGAAGAGATGGAACAAAAAATTAGCCAAATTTTGTCCCATgggacaacccgttccacagtttttaggcgcaccaaacatgAGACGGAACGGCTCATCCCGTTCTGTCCCGTCCTGCCCCATATACCAAACAGTACCCAAGTGTACGATCATTTTCAGAATTGAATGCACATATATTAAATAACAGCAGTTTCaaagaaaataattatatatgtgAGAATTATACAGAAATGCTCAGCATCTTACATCAATTTggaatttattttataaaattatagGTACATTACCATGATTTCATGGTTCATGACATTTTTGCCCCTTGCTTTGCTTCACACTGCTTTTTGCCCGCTTCACTCATTCAAAAATGATAACTTTAATGTAAAGTTTtcgatactgtttattttaacgaaaaatcatatttttacactaaaaaatcaattatggtactattcactttatcttttattttttttttatcgttaaaactcaaagttttcaagtttttttttattagttttcatttgaaaaaaaaatggaggtaAGGAGACTTGACGTAAGAGGGAAATGAGATATCCAAAAATACGGTAGATAAATGATCTTGTAAAATTATAGGTACAATTATTTTTGTAATAAACAATttaatagataaattatttcaCTAAAAAAAGTATGTTTAAATTGAAAAATGTTGTTGAGATTAAGAAAACTTACTTAATTAATTcctatttcaattttattttttatttttgagtacatcgatatttttatactaagggATGGAGGAATTCAGCTAAGCCAATTCCTATATCAATTAGAAGTAAATTTTCtgaagtgagagtgagagaaacATGAATGCACGTGATCaattacaaccaaattaattACAAAACATGAAAATCATAAACTCTCATGTAACATGCAATGAATTTACAatattagtgttttttttttcatttttcttttcgtacctgtttggacccaaatttacatcatcggcccgtGTAATCGAGACCGTAGAGTAAACATAGTTCTCAGccgtcggatggaaaagtgaaaatatttttgttaaaagataatattatggtttttatcataattatcttttaatttgaattatctTGACATATTCTTAAACGGGATGGATATGATGCAAATTATATCCTCAAGTAAGAGTGTTTGGGCTCAAATTAACatgttgggccgagtatagaaccaCTTTCGGCCCGGGAGGCCTGGCGACAGGGGAGCCTTGGATCATTTAGTACGTGGGCTcctaaacctaggtcggctaggtcatattACATTTACTAGTCGAGTCCTAACGCGATAAGGAGTCTCGGAAAGGgtaataacccggaagtgaatccggctcaatAGAGGACTAGGCTCACAATCCTAGTAaacataggactggtcgagtgggTGTTTGATccggagaagaagacctagttcGAGTAGGGTTTTGACTCGACTTCAAAGGTATctagtgctataaatagaggaggctgtgcatcattcaagggaTTATctccaacacacacacaaaactgccatgcgcaaactttctcaacaccttgagattttttattttcttttttcgccgacacatcttccgttggcatcaacagcactgtgaaggcaaccggtgatatcttaagtcggcatagatagctctgtcaccgtagaatcagccgatctcgcagcatcttccgttggcatcaacagcactacggcgaggacgactggttacctatccaagtctcggtcgagaaggatttccgaatccttattggtcgaggtcatctcatcagccttctcggcgaagtgaggtgttaccaggttactgtattcggcacattgacagccgaatttgagattgaacttcgcaaattagcagccttgtcttcaggctctagaacccaagaggccgagaattgttccttcctcggccgcaatcgcaagacacagaagtcagcagcgcgctcaacgctacatcatcaaatttactcctcggccgagctcggccgacgagttggcacgccccgcaatcaccgaaggacgtagttagcttagaaaatactcggcctgcgcgccacgtaggctctgtagtttctagggtcaacagtacCACTTAAAATCCACATAGAATTAATTGTGCACATTGAACATGCAACTAGAGGTATTTTAGGTATTTGAAAAACGTAAAATGTGTAaagttaaatataattaatgacTTTACTTAGTGTAGTGTAGTCAAGTAAAAAAGTTATATCGGATTTTATATGAAGAAATTTGAGTTTTAGCTTTcactatttttgtttctttaaatcTTTTATTTGGATGGATGTTCTAACAGAATTAGCTAAAAAGATCATTGTTCCACATCATAACAAATTCAagaactagtactcacatatttttagtttagcgactaaaattctaattgagCTAAAATTCAGAGACTATTACTCTAATTTTTTCTTGTGTATTGCAAAGACATGcatgttttaaagttttaaacaccattaattttttatttttatgataatTTGGACTTTATatatcaaataaatacataGCAAATTTGGTAACATAGTTTGGATTTATCCTAATATAATTATGTTACAAAGGAAATATATTGGCTGCGTGCCAAATCTAAAAGTATATAATTTAAATCCatctaattttgttttatttcttaatttaaAAGAACGAGCATCAGCTAATTAAAGGTGGATCTTGGTTTTTCCACTGCAATTTACTGTCTACTTTaataaaccaaataaaaaaatatcgacagctaaaattcaaaaaattaataGTAAAAATTGACAGCACTTATCAGACGAGTAAGTAAAactgtaaaaagtaaaaaactgCTGTTAAAATTTGCAACTTAGGACGAAACCTGAATCTAACCAACCAAATGTTCCTCaattattttcttcatttttaaaaattttttttactaaaaaggAGTTCATAGCGCGTTGCTGAGAAAATTGGAAGATTTTTCACGGAAAAAGGAGGaagcaaaaggaaaataaaaaagggcCTGGCGGTCGCATTGGGTCGTTGAGATTTTTAATTGGGTCATCCATTTTACTCGTGAAATTTCAACCTCCTGCCTCTCCGCACCGATTTTTCACACAAAGTTTCGAACTTGTTCCCGTTTCAAAATCTGGGCTTTTTACGGCTCCCAAGTGTGTTTGATTCGGAAATGCGGGATTGAAATTGGGGATTGcatgagttgaatttgaattggttttttttttcttttctttttttgggatttttggaaacGATCGATGAAGTGGCGATGTGGTCTGTGAAAGAGGAATGGAGGTTAGATCTGAGGGCGGTTTACAGGTGCGATGCGATAAGATTCCAGCGCCGGTGATTGGGCGGACGCGGTTGCAGGTGTGGTTCATTCGGGTGTGTTCGAGCTTGTTTCTGTGGACGTGTTTGGTCCAGTTAGTGGCGGTTGGGGAGCTATGGCATCCGCGTTTGGTCTCCAATATAACCCATCGGATATCCGAAATCACGCAGCTGCCACTTCCTGCGGTTCCCTCGCCGCCGCCTCTTCTCCCCGCCAGTGAGTTTTTAGATTAAAAAGAAAAGCTCTGTTTTTTGTTTAACTTAAATTGTTTTGTAGTGCAGATAATTTTGTTAGTTTCACTTGTGTTGAGCATGAATGTAATTTCTGTAGTTTTAATTTGAGAGTAGTGCACTACTTCAATTGAGTTCTGTAAATGTTGCCGGATTTTGTTCATGAATTCAGAGTTTAGGCCATGAAATTGATTTTTCGATTGAGGAATGCAAACCGATTTGGCAGCGTTGGAGGATTGTTTGTTTAAGTTTGGATCATTTGAGGTTAGGAGGAGGGAGTAGGTTGTTTTTAGTTATTGATGGAGAATTTGTTTATGGTTAGGCGTGCTCATATACGTCGTTGTTGTCTAATATTTTTCGGCTCACTGCAGACTCGGCACCTTGTATGAGGTGAGTGGCAGTTGGAATGACGCATGAAAGAATGCCTACAAGAACTATAATTTTGGATCTCTTTTTTGTTGAAATTAAAATTTGCTTTTGTGAGAAGTTTGTTATTTCAAGGTTTTAATGTTGTCAAATAGGTTGTGTGGTGAGACCGTAAGATTTTCTGAGTGCATGTTCGGTTCCGTTGTAGTATCTGGAGCCTGGTTAGATATGTATGCCTAATGACCTGAGTTTTGCAGGAAATTATACAAGTAATGGGTTTCTTAGAGTTTCCTGCAACGGGGGCTTGAATCAAATGCGTGCTGCGGTTTGTGctgttttcttctttatttttcattGTTACTTTATCCTATGTCTAGCTATTGACATAAGCTTTTGCATTTCAGATTTGTGACATGGTCACTGTTGCCCGGCTTTTAAATCTTACATTGGTTGTTCCAGAGCTCGATAAGACATCTTTCTGGGCTGATCCTAGGTAATAGTCCTTGGTCTGAATGAAACCGTGACATATAAAAATCATTCGCTTATGCTTATTAATTTCAACTATTGGTATTTTTTTGCAGTAATTTTGAGGATATCTTTGATGTAAGACATTTCATTGATTCACTGCGAGATGAAGTTCGAATTGTCAGAAGACTTCCAAAAATGTTTAGTAGAAAATATGGATATAAGCCGCTCCAGATGCCTCCTATTAGTTGGTCAAACGAAAAATACTACCTGGAACAGGTTTGTGTCCTCTCTTCCCAGTTATTTTGGCCAACAAAGTATCTGGTCTTTTGAATACTAAATTGGTGATTCTATAGCTTGGTTTGTTAACTATTTATCATCCTATGGATAACATACAATTCACTTTTGCCTAACATAGAGATGTAACTAATGCATATTCCAAATTGTAGTGTGACAAAAGATATTTTATGTCTCTGTTTTGTGGGCTTCATAGTTTATCTGTTTTCTCTGCTTACTGATTGAATGCATTTGATTCTGTATGCAGAAGTTTCAACTTTTCAGTAACGCATCCTGATTCAGTGTCTTCATTCTGTTATGCAGATTTTGCCACTTATTAGCAAGCATAAGGTGGTGCACTTTAACAGAACAGATGCACGTTTGGCAAACAATTTGATACCTCCTGATCTTCAGAAACTCCGGTGTCGTGTTAATTTCCAGGCACTGAAGTTCACTCCCGAGATCGAGGCTTTAGGGTACAAATTGGTTCGTATACTTCAAGAAAAGGGACCTTATGTGGCTTTGCATCTAAGGTACGAGATGGACATGTTGGCTTTCTCAGGTTGTACTCATGGCTGCACTGAGGAAGAAGCTGACGAGCTCAAACGATTAAGGTTTGTTGTGTTCAAAATTTGACCATTAGTTTTGTGGAATGTTTATTTGAAATTCAAGCAACAAACAATCTTCATTAGTATTACTTTATTATGGTTTGCTTGATAAAGAGGCATGCTTTGAACTTTATTGTacctagcaaaaaaaaaaaaattgagcttGACTTACATGCAACATGTATTGGTGGACGTTTCATTCAGATACGCATATCCTTggtggagagagaaagagatagtgTCTGAAGAGAAGAGATCTCAAGGTCTGTGTCCTCTAACACCCGAGGAGAGTGCATTAATTTTGCAAGCTTTGGGTTTTAGTACGGACACACAAATCTATATAGCAGCTGGTGATATTTATGGTAGTGAAAGGAGACTGGGCCGGCTACGAGCTGCATTTCCACAGATTGTGAGTTGATTTTCTAAAATATGTATCATGTCTTTTTACTGTTGCACGTTTGGGACTCGTTATATTAGTTCTTGCACTGAATGGTTGTTGAAACACTTCGGTCATCTTGCTTGTCTGTTTCAGGTTAAGAAGGAAACGCTTCTTGCTCCGGAGGAGTTGCGACAGTTTCAGAATCATTCATCTCAAATGGCAGCTTTGGATTTTATAGTTGCGGTAGCTAGTAATACTTTTGTTCCTACATATGATGGGAACATGGCGAAACTTGTTGAGGGTCATCGAAGGTATGCAAACACTCTCACAAGGCGGTGTAGGGTTTTGTATCATAAAATAATAAACACACCTCTAACTATATTTCGTGCAGATACCTTGGGTTTAAAAAAAGCATCTTGCTGGATAGGAAAAGACTTGTGGAGTTGTTGGACTTGCATCTTAATGGAACACGTTCATGGAATGAATTTTCAGATGCTGTGCGATCCATACACGAGAAAAGAATGGGACAGCCAACTCGACGCAGAGTTATTGCAGACAGGCCGAAGGAGGAAGACTATTTTTATGCAAATCCGCAGGAGTGCCTCTGCGAGGAACCAAATTGCGACGACTTGCTTAGCCCTGGCAACTCAAGTAAAACCGGGTGACTGCGAGCGATCAAATCGGGATTCAACCTTCCACAGAATTGTCTTGAAGAGAGGGGTAAACAAATCGATGTGGCTTTTCATATTAGTAAAagcatgtacacacacacacgagaGTTTTGTAGGGAACGGTATAAAAAGGATTCGAGTTCCCCATTTGGGCGTCCAAAGATGTATTCATTCGTTTCTAATCTTTCAATTTGTCCATATGATTCTTTCGTTTTCTCATGTATTTCACAAATTGACACGAATCGAGTGATGTTCAGTTCTATATAAATTACAAATAACACGAATATAGACGAAAGCGTTTGTCAATAGATGAAACTAGTTTATGACTGTTCTCTTAGTGACATGAATTTTCCCTACTTGGGTTCCCAGAAGACAATGTCTTCGAGCTCCCCGCAGAGGCCGAGATCCTTGAGACGCCTTTCCTGGTAGTATTCCAGTTGAGGTAGCTCTGATTCTCTGGCCCTGAAAATCCCGTCAATATGCTGCAGCACCTTCTTCTCCCCTTGCCTTATTCCAACAGCAATCTCAAGCCTTGGATCCAGTTTTGATTCTTTCAGCTTCTCATCCTGCAACGAAAGATTTGTAATTCAGTTGTTACAAATGTACCAAAGCATGCAGATGTACGAAGGAATGAAGACATACCTCTTCGATAGTGGTGGGATAGCCGGAAAGAGCGGATTTGCAGGCGTCTTGGACTACTCTGCATATGAGCTCTTCGTTGGCAGGGCTCACCGGCAGTTGAAGGTGGCCCCAGATATCGTTCCTGAATATAGATTCCAAGAGGAAAGCGTCGGTCCCTCCAAGAGCTACCAGCCGCAGATAAGGAATCAATGCAGGTGGAAGCGAACTCTCCAAAAATATGTCGAAGTACGCAGTTGCACCCAAACCATTTGTCTCAGCAATGTCCAGCTTGTCCTCGTAAAATGGGTCTGATTCGGATATTTCCAGCGTTAAGGTAAATCCATTGCGATTAGCGTTGGAATCCAGGAATCCGTAATCCAAAGCAAACTCAGCATTGCTCTTGTTTATATCATATTGGATGAAAACCTGTCCAGAAATGAGAAGCATGAGATGCCTGCTGCAGAGCACAGGCTATCACTGCCCAACACCAAGAAAACAGAAAGAGGAAAACTTCACCTGCTCACCAGCCTTGACAGTAGCGGGGCTCCGTAGCGAAAACAGATAATCCCAAGAGAAAAGACCTGCTGCTCCTTTGACCTCATATGCATGTTCTTCCGTGGTTATGCTTGAACTGTGGTTAATCTGACAAAAGAATCCGTTACTTGATATCCAAGGAAAAAACCAAGATATCATAACGTTCGAAGATTGAGGTGTTCGCATTGGGAATTCAAGAACTTACGAAGTCTGCAAGAGGGATCAAAACAAGATTCTGACCACGAAGGCGGGAGAATGCCCTCGATCTGAGTATGCCAAAGGCCCAGAAGAAGTCGTCGAGTGTGATGGGAGAAGGAAAAAGCTGTTTGTTAGGGAGGATGGTTTCTTGTTCAAGTTTTTGAAACTCAGTCCGCACGTACTCTTTTACACTCATTGTTGTGCTCAAAAGTTGGGTTCCTGCAAATCTCAGTTCCATCATATCCAACCAAAGATTCAAAGTTGCAACAATCAAA is a window from the Malus domestica chromosome 16, GDT2T_hap1 genome containing:
- the LOC103425472 gene encoding rhamnogalacturonan I rhamnosyltransferase 1-like, whose product is MEVRSEGGLQVRCDKIPAPVIGRTRLQVWFIRVCSSLFLWTCLVQLVAVGELWHPRLVSNITHRISEITQLPLPAVPSPPPLLPARNYTSNGFLRVSCNGGLNQMRAAICDMVTVARLLNLTLVVPELDKTSFWADPSNFEDIFDVRHFIDSLRDEVRIVRRLPKMFSRKYGYKPLQMPPISWSNEKYYLEQILPLISKHKVVHFNRTDARLANNLIPPDLQKLRCRVNFQALKFTPEIEALGYKLVRILQEKGPYVALHLRYEMDMLAFSGCTHGCTEEEADELKRLRYAYPWWREKEIVSEEKRSQGLCPLTPEESALILQALGFSTDTQIYIAAGDIYGSERRLGRLRAAFPQIVKKETLLAPEELRQFQNHSSQMAALDFIVAVASNTFVPTYDGNMAKLVEGHRRYLGFKKSILLDRKRLVELLDLHLNGTRSWNEFSDAVRSIHEKRMGQPTRRRVIADRPKEEDYFYANPQECLCEEPNCDDLLSPGNSSKTG
- the LOC103425473 gene encoding ribulose-1,5 bisphosphate carboxylase/oxygenase large subunit N-methyltransferase, chloroplastic — encoded protein: MDTLFTLSSSSSNFIFPTPRTKLSLAKPPTHPKNPVRLAVTALSSPLQCDPSLPPPVQTFWQWLRDEGVVSAKSPAAKPALVPEGMGLVAHRDISKNEVVLEVPKRLWINPDTVSASEIGGVCSGLKPWVSVALFLIREKSRADSKWRTYLDILPESTNSTVFWSEEELDQLQGTQLLSTTMSVKEYVRTEFQKLEQETILPNKQLFPSPITLDDFFWAFGILRSRAFSRLRGQNLVLIPLADFINHSSSITTEEHAYEVKGAAGLFSWDYLFSLRSPATVKAGEQVFIQYDINKSNAEFALDYGFLDSNANRNGFTLTLEISESDPFYEDKLDIAETNGLGATAYFDIFLESSLPPALIPYLRLVALGGTDAFLLESIFRNDIWGHLQLPVSPANEELICRVVQDACKSALSGYPTTIEEDEKLKESKLDPRLEIAVGIRQGEKKVLQHIDGIFRARESELPQLEYYQERRLKDLGLCGELEDIVFWEPK
- the LOC103402865 gene encoding transmembrane emp24 domain-containing protein p24delta9 produces the protein MVGLRLLLAAVISGFLLSTSESLRFELQSGHTKCIVEDIKTNAMTVGKYSVVNPNEGQPMPDSHKLTVRVTSHHGNNYHYSQLVESGQYAFVAAEEGDYMACFWAPDHKPQTTLTIEFDWKTGVAAKDWSNVAKKGTVDGMELELRKLLDTVTSIHEEMSYLRGREEEMQDLNRTTNSRMATLSLLSLFVCLAVAGMQLWHLKTFFEKKKLI